Below is a genomic region from Desulfuromonas sp..
GAACCCCTTCTGTTGCATCGAGCCGTAAAAGAAGTTCTTCGACCCTTTGGTCGACCACCGGATGGATAATATCCGGATCAAGATCGACCAGCGGGCAAAGAACGAATGTGCGTTCGTGCAAGCGTGGATGCGGCAGGACAAGATCGGAGTCAACGCGGATGACTGTATCGAAGAAAAGAATATCAATATCGAGGGTGCGGGGGCCCCAGCGTTCTTTCCGTTGCCGACCGAAGTCCTTTTCAATCTGCAGGCAGAGAGACAATAGCCGCTCCGGCGTCAGGGTCGTCCTGATTTTGAGCACCGTATTGAGATAGGACGGCTGCCGCTCGGGACCACCCATCGGGGCCGTCTCGTACAGTGCTGCCGAGGCAGAAATATCGACCGCCGGATTCTTCCGCAGGGCTTTTCGGGCGCCGCGTAAATTTTCGAGACGGTCACCGAGGTTGGAACCGAGTCCAAGGTATGCAGTTACAGTTACTTCCATCAACTGACATTAAAGCATGGCGGCAGTTTCGAGGCAACAATCGGTAAAGATACGGAGAAAGGAGAGGTTCGTCTATCGAATCTCAATGCATCGCATCGGCAAGGGGGAATGACACCCGCACGGTCGTCCCTCGCTGTGGCTCGCTGTCAATCCGGACCGAGCCATTTTGTGCCTCAACCAGGTGCTTGACGATGGTCATGCCGAGCCCGGTTCCGGAAATGGCCGTATTGGCCGCGTCGGCCCGATAGAATTTCTCGTAAATGCGCTCAATCTCGTCCGGGGTCATGCCGATACCCGGATCAATAATCGAGAGATGGCAGCATCCATCATCCGCCGTAGCGTTGATCAGGATTTCACCGCCCTCAGGTGAATATTTGATCGCATTGCTGAGAATATTTTCGAGAATCTGGAAAAAAGCGTAACGATCGGCAGATATATGGATCGGTTGCGCTGAATCAAGGGCAAACGCGACCTGGTGTTTTTCACTGATGAGAGAATATCCCTCAAGAACTTGCTGGCACAGTTCCTCGACCGCATAAACACGTGGAATCATCTGCAATGCTTCACCCGATTCAATCCGGCTGATGTCGAGTAAATCGGAGACGATTTCCGACAAACGCTCAGCTTTTTGCTGAATCTGCACCAGAAAATCGTCAAGCTGCTCTTTTACTTCATCGCCACCATTAAGCAACAGATCAGTGTAGCCGACAATGGTCGCCAGGGGCGTTCGCAGTTCATGCGCAGCTGTCGAAACGAATTCACTCTTCATCCGGTCCACTTCGCGCTGCTCGGTTACATCATGCAAAAAGGCAATAGAGCCACGAAATTGTCCCTCGGAGGAACGGATCACTGTCACCCTCGCCTGATAAACATGAGATTCGTCACCATCACCGGTAAAAACCAGATCTTCCGTATAAAAATCATCCATCTCCCGGGCATTTTTCAAAATCTTTCTCAGCTGAACCGATGACAGATTATCGATACTGCAGCCCTTGGTCTTGTCGAACTGGTGAACTCCGAGCAATTCCTCGGCCCGCCGATTTATCAGAACAATTTGATCATCTGCATCGGTTACCAGGAAGCAGTCGGAGACCGAGCGCAATATCCCCTCTATTTTGCTGTTTGCCTCCCTGGTTTCTGCCAAAGAACAGAGCAAGGCCGATTCAGCCGATTTGCGGGCTGTCACGTCGGAGTAAGCCAGAACGACATGCGAAACCTTTCCTGATTCATCAAACATCGGCCGGCCGACAACGTTAAAGTCATGGTTATTGG
It encodes:
- the folK gene encoding 2-amino-4-hydroxy-6-hydroxymethyldihydropteridine diphosphokinase; the protein is MEVTVTAYLGLGSNLGDRLENLRGARKALRKNPAVDISASAALYETAPMGGPERQPSYLNTVLKIRTTLTPERLLSLCLQIEKDFGRQRKERWGPRTLDIDILFFDTVIRVDSDLVLPHPRLHERTFVLCPLVDLDPDIIHPVVDQRVEELLLRLDATEGVQRVAELW